In Schizosaccharomyces osmophilus chromosome 1, complete sequence, the genomic window CATTGGGCTATACAGATCTACTGGTTTAAAATAGTCGCAGACATCTTGCGATTTTCAATAACTGATtgattattattttcaatagACCGGTTGATGCTTTGTTTTACCTTTTAGCTACATTTATTAAGTTTTTTCATACTTAATGACCGGCGTCCACTTACAAAAGTCGTGTGGATTGTGTCTCAACTGTGAAGTTCTTAGCCGTAGAGTTCATATTTAAATCTATTACTTAGGGATAAAATGAATCCCTTTTTATTCGTTAAAGTTTCATATCTcctttatttaaatatgtTGGGTTTACATTCGTTCGTAACAAGTCATGCGGTAGGTTTCAATTAGTTCATCCGTATCTGTACTGCTTACGTgcattatttttaaaagtttctCTGAGCAAGCAGCATTTCCTACAACTCGCACTAAAGAGTCCTTTTTCAACATAAAGGGCGTAATCGATTCTTTCGTAAATAGCTTAGCATAGATGCATGGAGACTTACCACCTCGAAAGGCATCCTCCAATTCTAATAGGATAGTGTTTCCAACAAATTTGTGAGAGCGAACTTTACCTTTAAATTTGTGTTAGCATATTCATCTGGCTACACGTATTTGTGCATTACCAAAAAACTCGACGACAATCAAAGAGGTAGAAGGACGCGAACGGTACACCTTTAACAATTCGCCTACTCGAAAGCAAGTTCGTAAAAAAGAGCCCGAATGAAAACCACGTAGTCCCTCATCTTCTGTTTTCATCTCCTTCACTGCTGGAAATGGTCCTCGCACCAGTATGTCCAGAGAAGGTTTTGGAGTAGgattaatttctttattctcaTACAGTATTAAGTTCTCTGAAACTTGGTTCGCGTTCAGCTGTAgattttgcttcttcatttcAGTACTGTCTTGaagcaatttcttttctggtaaacaattcttttcaaacCCATCCGAATCCTTTAAccttttgaattctttaGTACCAAAGCTACCTGAACgtttcatttcaatttcttgaCGCGTTTAATATGTTACTAACGTAAGTAAGATAAGTTGGGATGGGAATTCCAAAGCATACGTATATTTCACAAAGCAAACAAGTGAATATAATTGAATGAGCTGTTTTATTCaaataaattgttttttgaataaaatgtCAATGCGAAAGGATACCATCAAATACACAGTAATGAACCACTATACGCGAGTGTTGTAAACTTTTGGCACACTGTAGCTTCcttataataaaaaatgtaaatcTTAATAAGTAAAACCCGATCATGCTAAACTGTATCATACAAGACGATACCACAAACGTGTTTCAAACTCATTCACGTTAGCCTCTGTCTCTTCTTATAGAAGAcatttatcttttttcaagagcatatatacttttttgctCGCTAGTTGAAAGAGAATTATTGACCGTTCCCATGAAGTGTTGATTGTCAATTGTTTGGCAGTAACCAAGTAGAAGCACAATTCTTTGTGGTAGGTCCTTTCAGTCGTTAAGTATATTTATCATTAcatttaaaagaagaaaactttaaaacaaactttttggtGTGATATATGGATCAATCTTCAGCACAAGATGAAAATAGCAAAATGGATGCAACACCCTTGCCAGTCAGTCTAAATCCTGAGGTAATAGAATCGAGGAATTTGGCGCCGTAAGTGAAACTCCTAAAATGTGATCTAtaagttctttttattgacCCTTTCTTTTGTCTAGTGAAATTGACTTGCctcaaatttttcaaaagattgtCCAGGATAGAGGGAATTTTAGagatttggatgaaaatgaattagaaaagcaattagaGGACGAGCAAGATTTTACGAAGACATTTCCTGGTAAACAAGATCCTTACTATGGTTTTACCATTCTTCCAACCCAGCAAGAAGCCAATGACGTTTCTCCGGGCTCTACGAATGTTCATGATcacaaaaaagaacttatAGATCACATTTTGTAAGTCTCCTTAGTTTTGTTCTATCTCCGTCAATTCGCCGTACTAATCTTTTGACATAGGATTGCTCAAAATGAGTGCTCGCTAGCGCTTGATATGACTTCTTTACTTCTTTCGAAGTATAAGCAATCTAGTTCGGATACAATTTCGCCTTTTCTGAAATCTACTGTTCCTCCTGGATCACTAGGATTGGAGCGATGCCATCCTCCTGAAGTAAAAGAGTCCGATAATGTTCTAGCTATGTgctggaaaagaaagtccTTACATTCTTCAAAGAGTCTTCTTGCTGATGCCAAGGAAAGATTATCCAAAGTTGTGGATTCCGAGCGTGAGTACTTTCAGATGTTGTCCAACGTTAGGGATTCATCGTGGCCTCTTGTACTGAGCAACAAGAGAGGTAATTATGATGTTTCGATACAATATAGTGCCATAGGTGGAACATCTTTAGGTCTCGGATTAATCAGGAAGGAtcaagcaaagcaaagctATAACTTTGAGACTGGACTTGCACATGAAAAAGCGAACTTGCGTGTTGATTTAGTATCAAGTAGCGGAAAGGTTATTGCATCTTCAAAATGGAATTGGAATTGGGGAATACAAGAAGAAGACCCATTGTTGGTGAAAATACAAAGTGCTCAACGAGTACTGCTAGAAATGGATGTTTGGAGCGCACTGCTACAGGAAGCACAAATTTGTGAAAATCAAGGCGTGGTGTTTACTGGGGATACTATTTTTCTATCCTGCAATTCGGAATTTTCATTGCGAATTTCCCTTGATACCGGTGCAGAAGACATTAGACAGAGTTCGGAAGACGATTCAGATCAAGAACAAGGAGAGGAATATGATGAAGAAACTAGAAgatttttacaaaaatgctGTAATGCTGCCAACGCGATTACACAGATTTTATTCTTACAGTATTGCCGAAATCCTACCAGAAAATTACAGCAAGCGGAATTGGCAATGGTTATCGACCCTTCGGCTCCTCAAATAATTCGTCCTCTCATATTCTACTACGCGATTCACGAGGAAGCCCGTCAGTTTCAAAAGTGGTTACAAAATGAGGGCATAAAATTCGAGTATTTACCCTCTTACCCTTGGGAAACAGCGAGAGACTTTACAACGTTTGAATCTTCTTTACTGACAAATCGCATCAACTTGCAGTGGTACCTTGAtcttggtttttctttaagcgCTAATATTCAGCATAACCCGACTATGCATGGAACCGAAAAAACCGTATGGAAGTACAAAGATGCCTATAACTATTACAAATTCTCTTCCgtaaaaaatttatgtCAATACATTGAGCATGCACGGAAACAAAGGGAAGAAATGGCTTCGAAAACTAATGAAGAATAATCAACATTTACGTGGTATGTGATTCAATATGAATATAATacatatatttatatatatataattaaGAGGACCATTAATAGTGTATGAAGTCGTTTAAATAGTTATCAAACGTTTGATGTTTATCTTGATtgcaaaaaatgaaaattagTTTTTTTTAGGGTAGCACTTATTTGTTGAGAATCTATGAAATGTAAACACGTAACCAAAACATAAATGATAGAAAAGAACTTCAACTACCATCCCTACAACTTGGGCTTGAACGGCAATATGAAATTTTGATGTTCAACGTTTTGTTACAGCATTTGAAGCTTATTTTTGACTGCTGCTTCTAATTTGTACACATGGGTATCTTTAGACTCAGGTGAAAGATGGCGAAGAGCATTGGCAAGCTCAAAAAGGTAGATATAGTTAGGTCcactttttcctttccgGGTAGAAATAAGATCTGATAATTCCTCAATTGTTTCTGACGGTTGGAACTGGGGACTATTTGAAGTGCCCACGTAAACGAGACAATGTTCAAGGATAGGTTTTTTATCTCCAATGTGAGCATACACAGGGACATCATGAGCAGTGTAGCCATTGACTTCTCGATCGTCCAAGTATGCTCTGATTTCTTTTGCGAAGGGAGCAGGAATACGAAATGCCATTCCCCAGCATCCTTCATCATAAGGTGTTTGAGCCCAATCCGAAAACTTTTCCCATTCTTCGTAAGGAATCAGGGTCAACACACGCCCTGGTTTCTCCACGGTACCTCGATGATCCTCACTTTTCATCCAAAGTCGTCGAACATATCCCCGAAGGTAGCATGGAATGCTTAAATCATATTTCGGCGGGGGGTGCCAAATCAAGGAACCATATCCAAATATCCAGAAACTTCCTTCAGGAGACAATGTTTCCATCTTCTAAACTAAATCATCAAGTCGGCGAACGATGAATTTcccaaagatgaaaaaattgaatctTGGGTAGGAAATTTGCAGTAACCTACATAGGAGGGTGACTAAACTCATAAGCAAGCGGAATGAAGGTCGTTAAATACATTTCAAAGATGTGGAAAAGGTAGAAAATAGTAGAtataaatcaaaataattcattctttgGGTATCGTAAGCGTTCCATGAAAAGAGGAATTAAGGACGTAATTCATGTAATACCATATCGCTTGGGTCGGCTTAGTCCAAATCGAAACAGTTTCTAGGGTCGTTCAAAGCATTACGAACGAACTTGGTGTGTCTTCCCTTGGCAAAAGTTTCCTTTGCTTCGGTGAAGAAGTCAACGCTCGTAAAAGCAATGTTGGAGCCGAGTCTGTCACATTTGGCATGAAGGAGAATTTGAGAGCCCAGAGTTCCACcgcttttcaaaaatgtcTGATTCATATCAATTGAAACACCAGAAACGAATAATCCCCTACTTGCAAGAGCTAAACTTCCACTCAGGTCAGTAAGGGCGGCAATACATCCTCCATGTAGATTTCCCATTCTATTCAAATGGCGTTTCTCTAATTTCAAAGAGCATTCCACGGACCCGGGGATCGCTCTGAGGATCTGGATATCACCAAGCAAGCAAGCATCAAACCCGTTAGTGTTTTTAAAGTCTTGCCAAACAGAACGAACAAAAGTTACAACTTTAGAACTCCCAGGATTAGCAGCCATCCTAtagttattttttataaatacGAAACAAGCGAAATTTCTatccttttcaaagaaagacaacAGAAGAATCTGATGTTAAAAACGCAAACGTTTAGGTATCTTGGGTGTGGTCAAACAGGAATCCAGCGttgataaaaaataattggctatgatgaagaaaaggcaaGGAAAGCCAAAGATATGTTaattaaaagataaaaaaacattgaaagaaaacagcTGTtcttaaaacaaaaagttatatGTCTTTTTCAGAATTGGTATCAATTCGTTCCTTAGATGactcttcatcttttttgtttacgtagcttttttcagaaaattaactaaaaagaaccaaatatcattaatgaaatagaaaatccAAGCTTCGACGAACGCAGCTCTATCGACTGTTGTTTTAGATATAAAACCCTATAATGTTGAATTGGTATGCCAAAATCTCGAAAGCTTTGCGTAGTTATagatttcaaaagtttAAGAGTTTCTCACATCAAACTTAATTACTTGCCGTCGGTATGTACTAATTGTTCATTGAAGAATGCCCATATTCATTACTCGTAATACATCAGCAATTCATTCCCAAAACTCCCCGTGTGTTATTTTAcagctttccttttcaagaagGCAATCATCGGCTGCGCGCCAGCTGTggtaataaaaaacatgCGTTTGATCGAACTATCCCACACAAGGACACCCAGTTCTTTTGCGTATTCCACGGCTTGGTCAAATTCCATGTCAGTAAGAAAGTCTCGAAATAGTATTCCTGGTGTCGCCTTCAAACGgttcttttctaattccCATAAATAGATCTGATCCACTAATGTAGGAGGAAGTAAAGGTACCTATTATAATGTTGTTAGTGTTTTTATAACTGTAAATGCGTCGTGTTACTTACATTCGCTCTCATTTGTGGATGAGCATGCGTAGAAAAGTATGTGATAATTTGTTCAGCAGCAATACCATTCATCAGAGCTCTTCGAATACTATCACGAGTGATCACGCCAACAaccaaatttgaaaacttcGCTCGTAAATTAGCGAATAAACCTATGATGGCAATCTGTAGAGGCGAGCTTGTGTAGGCATACAAACGATAATTTGTTTCTACAATAATGAACCCCTTGTCAGCGTCATTATCACTCTTGGCACCTTCTAGTGCGTGAGAGTCAGTTGTTAAGCTCGTTGCGAGACGCGTAGGATAAAATCGCTTTGATGTCGTTTTCCTTTGATACACGACCCCGTACTCTCGTAAATCTTCCAGCATAATTTGTTGAGTGTCAGTCAAGAAATCTACAGAATAATCTCTTCCCAATTCCAAACTTCCTAGcataaatagaaaatgtAAAACTTGAATAGGATCCATATGTGTATCTTCGGAAAGCTTGAGATACTCAAGCAAAAGAGTCCAGATTTGTGTATTGATATCttgcaaaaggaattggaaaCCTGAGTGCGTAATTCGCAATTGATTCTTGGGACCAGTCATTAAACCTCCTCTTCGAAGTAAACTTAGGACTCCTTCTCCGGGATATTTACCCTCTGGCGTTCCTACCATGAAATGTAAAATAGTTTCCCAAGTCTCCTTTGCGTATTTATCTAGAAAGTCTAAATCCACATGATGCTTGTCTTCATCGGTGCAGGGAACACCAAATGAATTATGATTCCCACTTAAAACGTTAAAACTacattttctaaaaattaaaaacaacCATACCCGCCGGTGAGAGCAGTAATAAACTGCTTCCGGAATTCCTCGTTAAGAATAATGTGCTGTCCatcaaattgaaaaatgtGCATGCTCACAAGTTTGTTAAATGATTCTGATTGATATACTTTACTCGACATTTTCGTCCATAAATCAAAGTCTGAAAGAGCGACAGGCATAGGATTAAAAAGCATGGACATTACATATTGTCTTGCCAAAATCGGTAATAATCGAAAAACAGCAAGGCAAGCCGCTGGCTTTTGATACAGTCTTGCATGATTTGGAAGCTGCTCTAGGAAATCGTTGATGCTCGATTTAAATTCTGCCTGCATCCTTGAAATTCAGTACTTTTACGACAAGACGCGTTCAACctaaaacaaacaaaaaaggtaaaaaaattttttgtataagAAACATAAATAACTTTCAGAATTAATTAAAACACTAGAAAAACGAGTGATTCATGGAATTGTCTATCTGGATGGATGTTGGAAGCCAAAATGTAGAAGCCAAATATGCAGTCTGAATTGTATGAGCTTGTGtatcaagaaaaaaatttaatttaaaaaatttcaatataaaaaaaatagaaaagaaaagaaaagaaagaaagcaatCACATGAATTGCCATACATTTTTACAGCAATAGACTTTACGGGAATGAATACAAAACGGGATAATTCATTATACTCAATCATTAGTCTAGTCAATTCTAAAATTTAACTAAAGATGATTCTTCATTTAActtgtaaaaaaagaaaggaaaaatggaaaagggaaagggatacgaaaaaaaatttcccTAAAGGAGTATCCATAAATAAATGACAAAAATGATGGATTCAAGAAGTTCAAGAAGAACGCAAGGCTCTCAGTCGTTCTTGAAGACTGTCATCTTCGACCGCTGGAGAGGGGGTTGGAACCTTTTCTTGAGGAACAGAGAGGTTATTGTTCATATTTTGATTGAATTCTAATCCCGCCTCATCAGCAACGGATTGCATTAATAAGTCGACATTCTCTTGGGGAGTATCGACAGCAGTAGCAGAACCCATAGTCTGAAATGTTAATAGAAATATAAGAGGAAATTATACTTACTTTATGCATGTAATCTGTCTGAACATCAACGTCGTCAAACTGAGTTTCGAATTTATCCATAATTTGAGAAATCTATCATTTTCGGTTAGAAGATCAAGCCCTAGCTTTTCTAAGAAATAGAATTTACACAACTTACTTTATCCAGATTCATGCTTTGCATAGCTTTATCCATACCACGAACCACAGAAGCCAT contains:
- the mug37 gene encoding SPBC31F10.05-like, conserved protein; translated protein: MKRSGSFGTKEFKRLKDSDGFEKNCLPEKKLLQDSTEMKKQNLQLNANQVSENLILYENKEINPTPKPSLDILVRGPFPAVKEMKTEDEGLRGFHSGSFLRTCFRVGELLKVYRSRPSTSLIVVEFFGKVRSHKFVGNTILLELEDAFRGGKSPCIYAKLFTKESITPFMLKKDSLVRVVGNAACSEKLLKIMHVSSTDTDELIETYRMTCYERM
- the srb4 gene encoding mediator complex subunit Med17, with the translated sequence MDQSSAQDENSKMDATPLPVSLNPEVIESRNLAPEIDLPQIFQKIVQDRGNFRDLDENELEKQLEDEQDFTKTFPGKQDPYYGFTILPTQQEANDVSPGSTNVHDHKKELIDHILIAQNECSLALDMTSLLLSKYKQSSSDTISPFLKSTVPPGSLGLERCHPPEVKESDNVLAMCWKRKSLHSSKSLLADAKERLSKVVDSEREYFQMLSNVRDSSWPLVLSNKRGNYDVSIQYSAIGGTSLGLGLIRKDQAKQSYNFETGLAHEKANLRVDLVSSSGKVIASSKWNWNWGIQEEDPLLVKIQSAQRVLLEMDVWSALLQEAQICENQGVVFTGDTIFLSCNSEFSLRISLDTGAEDIRQSSEDDSDQEQGEEYDEETRRFLQKCCNAANAITQILFLQYCRNPTRKLQQAELAMVIDPSAPQIIRPLIFYYAIHEEARQFQKWLQNEGIKFEYLPSYPWETARDFTTFESSLLTNRINLQWYLDLGFSLSANIQHNPTMHGTEKTVWKYKDAYNYYKFSSVKNLCQYIEHARKQREEMASKTNEE
- the the13 gene encoding acyl-coenzyme A thioesterase The13, whose product is MAANPGSSKVVTFVRSVWQDFKNTNGFDACLLGDIQILRAIPGSVECSLKLEKRHLNRMGNLHGGCIAALTDLSGSLALASRGLFVSGVSIDMNQTFLKSGGTLGSQILLHAKCDRLGSNIAFTSVDFFTEAKETFAKGRHTKFVRNALNDPRNCFDLD
- the ggg1 gene encoding glutathione-specific gamma-glutamylcyclotransferase Ggg1, with the protein product METLSPEGSFWIFGYGSLIWHPPPKYDLSIPCYLRGYVRRLWMKSEDHRGTVEKPGRVLTLIPYEEWEKFSDWAQTPYDEGCWGMAFRIPAPFAKEIRAYLDDREVNGYTAHDVPVYAHIGDKKPILEHCLVYVGTSNSPQFQPSETIEELSDLISTRKGKSGPNYIYLFELANALRHLSPESKDTHVYKLEAAVKNKLQML
- the did2 gene encoding ESCRT III complex subunit Did2; this translates as MSNLEASLFHLKFAAKSLNKQSIKASKEERAEREKVKKAILKGNQEVAQIYASNAIRKQQESLNLLKLSSRIDAVSSRLQTAVTMRSVSGNMASVVRGMDKAMQSMNLDKISQIMDKFETQFDDVDVQTDYMHKTMGSATAVDTPQENVDLLMQSVADEAGLEFNQNMNNNLSVPQEKVPTPSPAVEDDSLQERLRALRSS
- the tfb2 gene encoding transcription factor TFIIH complex subunit Tfb2 is translated as MQAEFKSSINDFLEQLPNHARLYQKPAACLAVFRLLPILARQYVMSMLFNPMPVALSDFDLWTKMSSKVYQSESFNKLVSMHIFQFDGQHIILNEEFRKQFITALTGGGNHNSFGVPCTDEDKHHVDLDFLDKYAKETWETILHFMVGTPEGKYPGEGVLSLLRRGGLMTGPKNQLRITHSGFQFLLQDINTQIWTLLLEYLKLSEDTHMDPIQVLHFLFMLGSLELGRDYSVDFLTDTQQIMLEDLREYGVVYQRKTTSKRFYPTRLATSLTTDSHALEGAKSDNDADKGFIIVETNYRLYAYTSSPLQIAIIGLFANLRAKFSNLVVGVITRDSIRRALMNGIAAEQIITYFSTHAHPQMRANVPLLPPTLVDQIYLWELEKNRLKATPGILFRDFLTDMEFDQAVEYAKELGVLVWDSSIKRMFFITTAGAQPMIAFLKRKAVK